From Nicotiana tabacum cultivar K326 chromosome 22, ASM71507v2, whole genome shotgun sequence, one genomic window encodes:
- the LOC107781373 gene encoding potassium transporter 5-like isoform X6, whose product MGSNIEQSQDDVPHEKNLKGKTVTSQKLKRHDSLDLESSKMPGAKQVVGWSVIMKLAFQSLGVVYGDIGTSPLYVFSTIFLDGIKHEEDVLGALSLIIYTITLIPVVKYVFIVLQANDNGDGGTFALYSLICRYTKVGLIPSTQAEDKDVSTFKLDMPDRRTRRASKLKSTLENSNFAKFFLLLATMLGTSMVIGDGVLTPCISVLSAVGGVKAAAPSVMTEDRIVWLSVAILILLFVFQRFGTEKVGYTFAPILCMWFVLITGIGIYNFVTIDITIFRALNPMYIVAYFQRNGKDAWVSLGGVVMCITGAEALFADVGHFTVRSVQISMCCVTYPALILAYLGQGAFLTKHSDEVADTFYKSLPKSIYWPMFGVAVLAAIIASQALISGTFAIIQQSLALGCFPRVKIMHTSKKHHGQIYIPEINTLLMLACVLVTLAFRTTEKLSNAYGIAVVFVMVLTSCFLVLVMIMIWKTHILLIIAYVLVIGSVELVYLSAVLYKFDQGAKKFW is encoded by the exons ATGGGGAGCAACATTGAGCAAAGCCAAGATGATGTTCCTCATGAGAAAAATCTTAAGGGAAAGACAGTTACTAGCCAGAAATTAAAGCGACACGACTCCTTAGATTTGGAATCCAGCAAAATGCCCGGTGCCAAGCAGGTAGTGGGATGGTCAGTGATAATGAAACTGGCATTTCAGAGCTTAGGGGTGGTGTACGGAGATATTGGAACGTCACCATTGTACGTGTTTTCGACCATTTTCCTTGATGGTATAAAACATGAAGAGGATGTACTTGGCGCTCTTTCTCTCATCATTTACACTATCACTTTGATTCCTGTCGTCAAGTATGTCTTCATTGTTCTCCAAGCTAACGACAACGGAGATG GAGGTACATTTGCGTTATATTCATTGATATGCCGATATACTAAGGTGGGATTAATTCCAAGTACACAGGCAGAAGACAAAGATGTGTCGACTTTTAAACTTGATATGCCAGATAGACGTACACGTCGAGCTTCAAAGCTTAAGTCAACGCTAGAAAACAGCAACTTTGCAAAGTTCTTTTTGTTATTAGCCACAATGCTTGGTACTTCCATGGTTATTGGAGATGGTGTCCTCACGCCCTGTATTTCAG TTTTGTCTGCTGTTGGAGGAGTCAAAGCAGCTGCTCCCTCAGTCATGACTGAAG ATAGAATCGTGTGGCTTTCAGTAGCCATCTTGATATTGCTATTCGTGTTTCAAAGATTTGGAACTGAAAAAGTTGGCTACACATTTGCACCTATACTTTGCATGTGGTTTGTTTTGATTACTGGCATTGGCATCTACAACTTCGTGACCATTGATATAACTATATTCCGAGCTCTTAATCCTATGTACATCGTCGCCTATTTTCAAAGGAACGGAAAGGATGCTTGGGTTTCCCTTGGCGGGGTTGTTATGTGCATAACAG GAGCTGAGGCACTATTTGCTGACGTTGGTCATTTTACTGTTAGATCTGTACAAATAAGCATGTGCTGTGTAACATACCCAGCGCTCATATTAGCATATCTTGGTCAAGGCGCCTTTTTAACAAAGCACAGTGATGAAGTTGCTGATACTTTCTACAAGTCCTTACCTA AGAGTATATATTGGCCAATGTTTGGGGTAGCTGTATTGGCAGCCATCATTGCAAGTCAAGCCTTGATCTCTGGGACTTTCGCTATAATCCAACAATCCCTTGCATTAGGATGTTTTCCTCGTGTTAAAATTATGCACACATCAAAAAAGCATCATGGTCAAATCTACATTCCTGAAATCAATACCCTTCTCATGTTGGCTTGTGTTCTTGTCACTCTTGCGTTCAGAACCACTGAAAAGCTTAGCAATGCATATG GAATAGCGGTGGTGTTTGTGATGGTACTAACATCATGCTTCCTCGTACTAGTCATGATCATGATATGGAAAACTCACATTCTTCTTATAATCGCCTACGTTCTAGTCATTGGTTCGGTTGAGCTTGTATACCTAAGTGCAGTCCTGTACAAGTTTGATCAAG gagcaaaaaagttttggtaa
- the LOC107781373 gene encoding potassium transporter 5-like isoform X2 yields MGSNIEQSQDDVPHEKNLKGKTVTSQKLKRHDSLDLESSKMPGAKQVVGWSVIMKLAFQSLGVVYGDIGTSPLYVFSTIFLDGIKHEEDVLGALSLIIYTITLIPVVKYVFIVLQANDNGDGGTFALYSLICRYTKVGLIPSTQAEDKDVSTFKLDMPDRRTRRASKLKSTLENSNFAKFFLLLATMLGTSMVIGDGVLTPCISVLSAVGGVKAAAPSVMTEDRIVWLSVAILILLFVFQRFGTEKVGYTFAPILCMWFVLITGIGIYNFVTIDITIFRALNPMYIVAYFQRNGKDAWVSLGGVVMCITGAEALFADVGHFTVRSVQISMCCVTYPALILAYLGQGAFLTKHSDEVADTFYKSLPKSIYWPMFGVAVLAAIIASQALISGTFAIIQQSLALGCFPRVKIMHTSKKHHGQIYIPEINTLLMLACVLVTLAFRTTEKLSNAYGIAVVFVMVLTSCFLVLVMIMIWKTHILLIIAYVLVIGSVELVYLSAVLYKFDQGGYLPLAFAMFLLFIMYVWNYVYRKKYHFELKNKISPEKVKETVDETNSYHRLPGLAIFYSELVHGIPPIFKHYVENVPALHSVLVFASVKSLPISKVPLEERFLFRRVKPYDLYVFRCVEQKSFGKP; encoded by the exons ATGGGGAGCAACATTGAGCAAAGCCAAGATGATGTTCCTCATGAGAAAAATCTTAAGGGAAAGACAGTTACTAGCCAGAAATTAAAGCGACACGACTCCTTAGATTTGGAATCCAGCAAAATGCCCGGTGCCAAGCAGGTAGTGGGATGGTCAGTGATAATGAAACTGGCATTTCAGAGCTTAGGGGTGGTGTACGGAGATATTGGAACGTCACCATTGTACGTGTTTTCGACCATTTTCCTTGATGGTATAAAACATGAAGAGGATGTACTTGGCGCTCTTTCTCTCATCATTTACACTATCACTTTGATTCCTGTCGTCAAGTATGTCTTCATTGTTCTCCAAGCTAACGACAACGGAGATG GAGGTACATTTGCGTTATATTCATTGATATGCCGATATACTAAGGTGGGATTAATTCCAAGTACACAGGCAGAAGACAAAGATGTGTCGACTTTTAAACTTGATATGCCAGATAGACGTACACGTCGAGCTTCAAAGCTTAAGTCAACGCTAGAAAACAGCAACTTTGCAAAGTTCTTTTTGTTATTAGCCACAATGCTTGGTACTTCCATGGTTATTGGAGATGGTGTCCTCACGCCCTGTATTTCAG TTTTGTCTGCTGTTGGAGGAGTCAAAGCAGCTGCTCCCTCAGTCATGACTGAAG ATAGAATCGTGTGGCTTTCAGTAGCCATCTTGATATTGCTATTCGTGTTTCAAAGATTTGGAACTGAAAAAGTTGGCTACACATTTGCACCTATACTTTGCATGTGGTTTGTTTTGATTACTGGCATTGGCATCTACAACTTCGTGACCATTGATATAACTATATTCCGAGCTCTTAATCCTATGTACATCGTCGCCTATTTTCAAAGGAACGGAAAGGATGCTTGGGTTTCCCTTGGCGGGGTTGTTATGTGCATAACAG GAGCTGAGGCACTATTTGCTGACGTTGGTCATTTTACTGTTAGATCTGTACAAATAAGCATGTGCTGTGTAACATACCCAGCGCTCATATTAGCATATCTTGGTCAAGGCGCCTTTTTAACAAAGCACAGTGATGAAGTTGCTGATACTTTCTACAAGTCCTTACCTA AGAGTATATATTGGCCAATGTTTGGGGTAGCTGTATTGGCAGCCATCATTGCAAGTCAAGCCTTGATCTCTGGGACTTTCGCTATAATCCAACAATCCCTTGCATTAGGATGTTTTCCTCGTGTTAAAATTATGCACACATCAAAAAAGCATCATGGTCAAATCTACATTCCTGAAATCAATACCCTTCTCATGTTGGCTTGTGTTCTTGTCACTCTTGCGTTCAGAACCACTGAAAAGCTTAGCAATGCATATG GAATAGCGGTGGTGTTTGTGATGGTACTAACATCATGCTTCCTCGTACTAGTCATGATCATGATATGGAAAACTCACATTCTTCTTATAATCGCCTACGTTCTAGTCATTGGTTCGGTTGAGCTTGTATACCTAAGTGCAGTCCTGTACAAGTTTGATCAAGGTGGTTACCTTCCACTGGCTTTTGCAATGTTCCTATTGTTTATCATGTACGTATGGAATTATGTGTACCGAAAGAAATACCACTTCGAGCTAAAAAACAAGATCTCTCCTGAAAAAGTTAAAGAAACGGTCGATGAGACAAATTCATATCATCGTCTTCCCGGACTTGCAATTTTCTATTCTGAGCTTGTACATGGAATTCCACCAATTTTCAAACATTATGTGGAGAATGTGCCAGCTTTACACTCTGTCCTTGTCTTTGCTTCGGTCAAATCGCTTCCCATAAGCAAAGTGCCATTAGAAGAAAGGTTCCTCTTCCGCAGGGTGAAGCCATATGATCTCTACGTGTTTCGTTGTGTG gagcaaaaaagttttggtaaaCCCTGA
- the LOC107781373 gene encoding potassium transporter 5-like isoform X3 codes for MGSNIEQSQDDVPHEKNLKGKTVTSQKLKRHDSLDLESSKMPGAKQVVGWSVIMKLAFQSLGVVYGDIGTSPLYVFSTIFLDGIKHEEDVLGALSLIIYTITLIPVVKYVFIVLQANDNGDGGTFALYSLICRYTKVGLIPSTQAEDKDVSTFKLDMPDRRTRRASKLKSTLENSNFAKFFLLLATMLGTSMVIGDGVLTPCISVLSAVGGVKAAAPSVMTEDRIVWLSVAILILLFVFQRFGTEKVGYTFAPILCMWFVLITGIGIYNFVTIDITIFRALNPMYIVAYFQRNGKDAWVSLGGVVMCITGAEALFADVGHFTVRSVQISMCCVTYPALILAYLGQGAFLTKHSDEVADTFYKSLPKSIYWPMFGVAVLAAIIASQALISGTFAIIQQSLALGCFPRVKIMHTSKKHHGQIYIPEINTLLMLACVLVTLAFRTTEKLSNAYGIAVVFVMVLTSCFLVLVMIMIWKTHILLIIAYVLVIGSVELVYLSAVLYKFDQGGYLPLAFAMFLLFIMYVWNYVYRKKYHFELKNKISPEKVKETVDETNSYHRLPGLAIFYSELVHGIPPIFKHYVENVPALHSVLVFASVKSLPISKVPLEERFLFRRVKPYDLYVFRCVWLV; via the exons ATGGGGAGCAACATTGAGCAAAGCCAAGATGATGTTCCTCATGAGAAAAATCTTAAGGGAAAGACAGTTACTAGCCAGAAATTAAAGCGACACGACTCCTTAGATTTGGAATCCAGCAAAATGCCCGGTGCCAAGCAGGTAGTGGGATGGTCAGTGATAATGAAACTGGCATTTCAGAGCTTAGGGGTGGTGTACGGAGATATTGGAACGTCACCATTGTACGTGTTTTCGACCATTTTCCTTGATGGTATAAAACATGAAGAGGATGTACTTGGCGCTCTTTCTCTCATCATTTACACTATCACTTTGATTCCTGTCGTCAAGTATGTCTTCATTGTTCTCCAAGCTAACGACAACGGAGATG GAGGTACATTTGCGTTATATTCATTGATATGCCGATATACTAAGGTGGGATTAATTCCAAGTACACAGGCAGAAGACAAAGATGTGTCGACTTTTAAACTTGATATGCCAGATAGACGTACACGTCGAGCTTCAAAGCTTAAGTCAACGCTAGAAAACAGCAACTTTGCAAAGTTCTTTTTGTTATTAGCCACAATGCTTGGTACTTCCATGGTTATTGGAGATGGTGTCCTCACGCCCTGTATTTCAG TTTTGTCTGCTGTTGGAGGAGTCAAAGCAGCTGCTCCCTCAGTCATGACTGAAG ATAGAATCGTGTGGCTTTCAGTAGCCATCTTGATATTGCTATTCGTGTTTCAAAGATTTGGAACTGAAAAAGTTGGCTACACATTTGCACCTATACTTTGCATGTGGTTTGTTTTGATTACTGGCATTGGCATCTACAACTTCGTGACCATTGATATAACTATATTCCGAGCTCTTAATCCTATGTACATCGTCGCCTATTTTCAAAGGAACGGAAAGGATGCTTGGGTTTCCCTTGGCGGGGTTGTTATGTGCATAACAG GAGCTGAGGCACTATTTGCTGACGTTGGTCATTTTACTGTTAGATCTGTACAAATAAGCATGTGCTGTGTAACATACCCAGCGCTCATATTAGCATATCTTGGTCAAGGCGCCTTTTTAACAAAGCACAGTGATGAAGTTGCTGATACTTTCTACAAGTCCTTACCTA AGAGTATATATTGGCCAATGTTTGGGGTAGCTGTATTGGCAGCCATCATTGCAAGTCAAGCCTTGATCTCTGGGACTTTCGCTATAATCCAACAATCCCTTGCATTAGGATGTTTTCCTCGTGTTAAAATTATGCACACATCAAAAAAGCATCATGGTCAAATCTACATTCCTGAAATCAATACCCTTCTCATGTTGGCTTGTGTTCTTGTCACTCTTGCGTTCAGAACCACTGAAAAGCTTAGCAATGCATATG GAATAGCGGTGGTGTTTGTGATGGTACTAACATCATGCTTCCTCGTACTAGTCATGATCATGATATGGAAAACTCACATTCTTCTTATAATCGCCTACGTTCTAGTCATTGGTTCGGTTGAGCTTGTATACCTAAGTGCAGTCCTGTACAAGTTTGATCAAGGTGGTTACCTTCCACTGGCTTTTGCAATGTTCCTATTGTTTATCATGTACGTATGGAATTATGTGTACCGAAAGAAATACCACTTCGAGCTAAAAAACAAGATCTCTCCTGAAAAAGTTAAAGAAACGGTCGATGAGACAAATTCATATCATCGTCTTCCCGGACTTGCAATTTTCTATTCTGAGCTTGTACATGGAATTCCACCAATTTTCAAACATTATGTGGAGAATGTGCCAGCTTTACACTCTGTCCTTGTCTTTGCTTCGGTCAAATCGCTTCCCATAAGCAAAGTGCCATTAGAAGAAAGGTTCCTCTTCCGCAGGGTGAAGCCATATGATCTCTACGTGTTTCGTTGTGTG tggcttgtttga
- the LOC107781373 gene encoding potassium transporter 5-like isoform X1, producing the protein MGSNIEQSQDDVPHEKNLKGKTVTSQKLKRHDSLDLESSKMPGAKQVVGWSVIMKLAFQSLGVVYGDIGTSPLYVFSTIFLDGIKHEEDVLGALSLIIYTITLIPVVKYVFIVLQANDNGDGGTFALYSLICRYTKVGLIPSTQAEDKDVSTFKLDMPDRRTRRASKLKSTLENSNFAKFFLLLATMLGTSMVIGDGVLTPCISVLSAVGGVKAAAPSVMTEDRIVWLSVAILILLFVFQRFGTEKVGYTFAPILCMWFVLITGIGIYNFVTIDITIFRALNPMYIVAYFQRNGKDAWVSLGGVVMCITGAEALFADVGHFTVRSVQISMCCVTYPALILAYLGQGAFLTKHSDEVADTFYKSLPKSIYWPMFGVAVLAAIIASQALISGTFAIIQQSLALGCFPRVKIMHTSKKHHGQIYIPEINTLLMLACVLVTLAFRTTEKLSNAYGIAVVFVMVLTSCFLVLVMIMIWKTHILLIIAYVLVIGSVELVYLSAVLYKFDQGGYLPLAFAMFLLFIMYVWNYVYRKKYHFELKNKISPEKVKETVDETNSYHRLPGLAIFYSELVHGIPPIFKHYVENVPALHSVLVFASVKSLPISKVPLEERFLFRRVKPYDLYVFRCVVRYGCLTKNLSPWSKLKKKFGLLIIRRQKIKYF; encoded by the exons ATGGGGAGCAACATTGAGCAAAGCCAAGATGATGTTCCTCATGAGAAAAATCTTAAGGGAAAGACAGTTACTAGCCAGAAATTAAAGCGACACGACTCCTTAGATTTGGAATCCAGCAAAATGCCCGGTGCCAAGCAGGTAGTGGGATGGTCAGTGATAATGAAACTGGCATTTCAGAGCTTAGGGGTGGTGTACGGAGATATTGGAACGTCACCATTGTACGTGTTTTCGACCATTTTCCTTGATGGTATAAAACATGAAGAGGATGTACTTGGCGCTCTTTCTCTCATCATTTACACTATCACTTTGATTCCTGTCGTCAAGTATGTCTTCATTGTTCTCCAAGCTAACGACAACGGAGATG GAGGTACATTTGCGTTATATTCATTGATATGCCGATATACTAAGGTGGGATTAATTCCAAGTACACAGGCAGAAGACAAAGATGTGTCGACTTTTAAACTTGATATGCCAGATAGACGTACACGTCGAGCTTCAAAGCTTAAGTCAACGCTAGAAAACAGCAACTTTGCAAAGTTCTTTTTGTTATTAGCCACAATGCTTGGTACTTCCATGGTTATTGGAGATGGTGTCCTCACGCCCTGTATTTCAG TTTTGTCTGCTGTTGGAGGAGTCAAAGCAGCTGCTCCCTCAGTCATGACTGAAG ATAGAATCGTGTGGCTTTCAGTAGCCATCTTGATATTGCTATTCGTGTTTCAAAGATTTGGAACTGAAAAAGTTGGCTACACATTTGCACCTATACTTTGCATGTGGTTTGTTTTGATTACTGGCATTGGCATCTACAACTTCGTGACCATTGATATAACTATATTCCGAGCTCTTAATCCTATGTACATCGTCGCCTATTTTCAAAGGAACGGAAAGGATGCTTGGGTTTCCCTTGGCGGGGTTGTTATGTGCATAACAG GAGCTGAGGCACTATTTGCTGACGTTGGTCATTTTACTGTTAGATCTGTACAAATAAGCATGTGCTGTGTAACATACCCAGCGCTCATATTAGCATATCTTGGTCAAGGCGCCTTTTTAACAAAGCACAGTGATGAAGTTGCTGATACTTTCTACAAGTCCTTACCTA AGAGTATATATTGGCCAATGTTTGGGGTAGCTGTATTGGCAGCCATCATTGCAAGTCAAGCCTTGATCTCTGGGACTTTCGCTATAATCCAACAATCCCTTGCATTAGGATGTTTTCCTCGTGTTAAAATTATGCACACATCAAAAAAGCATCATGGTCAAATCTACATTCCTGAAATCAATACCCTTCTCATGTTGGCTTGTGTTCTTGTCACTCTTGCGTTCAGAACCACTGAAAAGCTTAGCAATGCATATG GAATAGCGGTGGTGTTTGTGATGGTACTAACATCATGCTTCCTCGTACTAGTCATGATCATGATATGGAAAACTCACATTCTTCTTATAATCGCCTACGTTCTAGTCATTGGTTCGGTTGAGCTTGTATACCTAAGTGCAGTCCTGTACAAGTTTGATCAAGGTGGTTACCTTCCACTGGCTTTTGCAATGTTCCTATTGTTTATCATGTACGTATGGAATTATGTGTACCGAAAGAAATACCACTTCGAGCTAAAAAACAAGATCTCTCCTGAAAAAGTTAAAGAAACGGTCGATGAGACAAATTCATATCATCGTCTTCCCGGACTTGCAATTTTCTATTCTGAGCTTGTACATGGAATTCCACCAATTTTCAAACATTATGTGGAGAATGTGCCAGCTTTACACTCTGTCCTTGTCTTTGCTTCGGTCAAATCGCTTCCCATAAGCAAAGTGCCATTAGAAGAAAGGTTCCTCTTCCGCAGGGTGAAGCCATATGATCTCTACGTGTTTCGTTGTGTGGTACGTTATggatgtttaaccaaaaatctgagtccttggtcaaagctaaaaaagaaattcgggttactgataatcaggagacaaaaaataaaatacttttga
- the LOC107781373 gene encoding potassium transporter 5-like isoform X5, with product MSSLFSKLTTTEMAEDKDVSTFKLDMPDRRTRRASKLKSTLENSNFAKFFLLLATMLGTSMVIGDGVLTPCISVLSAVGGVKAAAPSVMTEDRIVWLSVAILILLFVFQRFGTEKVGYTFAPILCMWFVLITGIGIYNFVTIDITIFRALNPMYIVAYFQRNGKDAWVSLGGVVMCITGAEALFADVGHFTVRSVQISMCCVTYPALILAYLGQGAFLTKHSDEVADTFYKSLPKSIYWPMFGVAVLAAIIASQALISGTFAIIQQSLALGCFPRVKIMHTSKKHHGQIYIPEINTLLMLACVLVTLAFRTTEKLSNAYGIAVVFVMVLTSCFLVLVMIMIWKTHILLIIAYVLVIGSVELVYLSAVLYKFDQGGYLPLAFAMFLLFIMYVWNYVYRKKYHFELKNKISPEKVKETVDETNSYHRLPGLAIFYSELVHGIPPIFKHYVENVPALHSVLVFASVKSLPISKVPLEERFLFRRVKPYDLYVFRCVVRYGCLTKNLSPWSKLKKKFGLLIIRRQKIKYF from the exons ATGTCTTCATTGTTCTCCAAGCTAACGACAACGGAGATG GCAGAAGACAAAGATGTGTCGACTTTTAAACTTGATATGCCAGATAGACGTACACGTCGAGCTTCAAAGCTTAAGTCAACGCTAGAAAACAGCAACTTTGCAAAGTTCTTTTTGTTATTAGCCACAATGCTTGGTACTTCCATGGTTATTGGAGATGGTGTCCTCACGCCCTGTATTTCAG TTTTGTCTGCTGTTGGAGGAGTCAAAGCAGCTGCTCCCTCAGTCATGACTGAAG ATAGAATCGTGTGGCTTTCAGTAGCCATCTTGATATTGCTATTCGTGTTTCAAAGATTTGGAACTGAAAAAGTTGGCTACACATTTGCACCTATACTTTGCATGTGGTTTGTTTTGATTACTGGCATTGGCATCTACAACTTCGTGACCATTGATATAACTATATTCCGAGCTCTTAATCCTATGTACATCGTCGCCTATTTTCAAAGGAACGGAAAGGATGCTTGGGTTTCCCTTGGCGGGGTTGTTATGTGCATAACAG GAGCTGAGGCACTATTTGCTGACGTTGGTCATTTTACTGTTAGATCTGTACAAATAAGCATGTGCTGTGTAACATACCCAGCGCTCATATTAGCATATCTTGGTCAAGGCGCCTTTTTAACAAAGCACAGTGATGAAGTTGCTGATACTTTCTACAAGTCCTTACCTA AGAGTATATATTGGCCAATGTTTGGGGTAGCTGTATTGGCAGCCATCATTGCAAGTCAAGCCTTGATCTCTGGGACTTTCGCTATAATCCAACAATCCCTTGCATTAGGATGTTTTCCTCGTGTTAAAATTATGCACACATCAAAAAAGCATCATGGTCAAATCTACATTCCTGAAATCAATACCCTTCTCATGTTGGCTTGTGTTCTTGTCACTCTTGCGTTCAGAACCACTGAAAAGCTTAGCAATGCATATG GAATAGCGGTGGTGTTTGTGATGGTACTAACATCATGCTTCCTCGTACTAGTCATGATCATGATATGGAAAACTCACATTCTTCTTATAATCGCCTACGTTCTAGTCATTGGTTCGGTTGAGCTTGTATACCTAAGTGCAGTCCTGTACAAGTTTGATCAAGGTGGTTACCTTCCACTGGCTTTTGCAATGTTCCTATTGTTTATCATGTACGTATGGAATTATGTGTACCGAAAGAAATACCACTTCGAGCTAAAAAACAAGATCTCTCCTGAAAAAGTTAAAGAAACGGTCGATGAGACAAATTCATATCATCGTCTTCCCGGACTTGCAATTTTCTATTCTGAGCTTGTACATGGAATTCCACCAATTTTCAAACATTATGTGGAGAATGTGCCAGCTTTACACTCTGTCCTTGTCTTTGCTTCGGTCAAATCGCTTCCCATAAGCAAAGTGCCATTAGAAGAAAGGTTCCTCTTCCGCAGGGTGAAGCCATATGATCTCTACGTGTTTCGTTGTGTGGTACGTTATggatgtttaaccaaaaatctgagtccttggtcaaagctaaaaaagaaattcgggttactgataatcaggagacaaaaaataaaatacttttga